A stretch of DNA from Streptomyces gobiensis:
GGAGCAAACCCTACTGGACGCTTTTTAGGGTCACGCGGGGAGGGTGGGTAACGCGCCGCTGCTCCCACTGATGGAGTGGGATCGCCGGGACCGGGAGCTGTTCTGACACCATTTCGCCTGCGCGTTAGCGTTTACTTGTGCCTTACTTTGACGCTGCTTCCGCCGTTCCGCTCCATCCCGTCGCCCGGCAGGCCCTGCTCGCCGCGCTGGATGAGGGCTGGGCTGATCCAGCCCGGCTGCACCGCGAGGGGCGGCGGGCCCGGATGCTGCTGGACGCGGCGCGCGAGACGGCCGCGGAGGGGGTGGGATGCCGCCCGGATGAGCTGGTCTTCGCACCATCGGGCACCCAGGCACTGCACTCCGGGATCGCCGGTGCGCTCGCCGGGCGGCGGCGGGCCGGGCGGCGGCTGATTGTCTCCGCCGTCGAGCACTCGGCGGTCCTGCACTCGGCGGCGGCCCATGAGGCGGACGGCGGCACGGTGACCGAGGTCGGTGTGGACCGGGGCGGCCGGGTCACAGCGGATGCCTTCGCGCAAGCGCTGCGGGATGGGCGGGAAGGCCGGGACGCCGCCGCGCTGGCCTGTCTGCAGTCCGCCAACCACGAGGTGGGCACGGTGCAGCCGGTCGCTGATGTCTCCGGGGTGTGCCAGGAGGCGGGTGTGCCGCTGCTGGTGGACGCCGCGCAGTCGCTTGGCTGGGGATCCGTGGGCGGTGACTGGTCGCTGCTGACCGCCAGCGCGCACAAGTGGGGCGGGCCGAGCGGCGTGGGGTTGCTGGTGGTGCGCAAGGGCGTACGTTTCGCGGCCCGGCCGCCGACTGATGAACGGGAGTCGGGCCGTATGCCCGGCTTTGAGAACCTTCCGGCAATTATTTCCGCTGCGGCTTCCCTCCGGGCGGTGCAGGCCGAGGCGGGCGCGGAGGCGGAGCGGCTGCGGCCACTGGTGGACCGTATCCGCAACCGGGTGCCGGAGCTGGTACCGGATGTGCAGGTGGCCGGTGATCCGGTGCGGCGGCTGCCCCATGTGGTGACCTTCTCCTGCCTCTACGCGGACGGCGAGTCCCTGCTGCACGCGCTGGACCGCGCGGGCTTCTCGGTCTCCTCCGGCTCCTCCTGTACGTCCAGCACCCTGACCCCGAGCCATGTGCTGCGGGCGATGGGGGTGCTGTCGGGGGGCAACATCCGGGTCTCGCTGCCGCCGGGCACGACGGCGGAGGAGGTCGACGAGTTCCTCGCCGCGCTGCCGGAGGCGGTGGCCTCGGTACGGTCCCAGCTGGGCGCGCCAGCCACGGAGTCCGGCGGCTCCTCGGTCACCGTTGACTCGCTGGGCAAGCGGTGCCCGATCCCGGTGATCGAGCTGGCGAAGGTGATCGGCGACGTACCGGTGGGCGGCGTCGTCACGGTACTCGCCGACGACGAGGCGGCACGGCTGGACATCCCGGCATGGTGCGAAATGCGGGGCCACGAATACCTGGGCGCCAAAGGCACCACCCACCAAGTACGCCGCACAAAGTAACCCCGCCGCAGGACGGCCCCGGAATGTTGTGGGCAGTCGTTCCGCAGGGCGTGGGGGCACCGCCTGGGGGCACCTCCCAGACGGAGTCTGGGGGAGGTAGCTGGGGGAGGGTGGGCACAACACCCGGCCACCGGCCCGCACCGGTGATGGCCGGGGCCCGGGGCGAAGCCCCGGTTTCCGGGAAGGGGCGGGAATTGGGGAAACCCCCACGGCACCCCGGCGCGGGGGCGAAGCCCCGCCAGGCGGCGGAGCCGCATATCGGCACAGCCGGGAAGGGGCGGGATACGGGGACACCCACCCGGGCGGGGCGAGCCCCCACGCGGTGGAGCCGCATGGGGGCAGCCGGACAGCGGGCTAGGCCAGGTGAGCCTGGACCTCGGTGGCGGCGTCCGCCCCATACGCCTTGGTGAAGCGCTCCATAAAGTGCACCCGGTGCAGCTCGTACTCCTGCGTACCGACCGTCTCAATGACAAGCGTCGCCAGCATGCAGCCAACCTGCGCCGCCCGCTCCAGGCTCACCCCCCAGGCCAGCCCGGAGAGAAAGCCCGCACGGAACGCGTCGCCGACGCCGGTCGGGTCGGCCTTGGTCTCCTCCTCGGGGCAGCCGACCTCGATGACGGGCTCACCGGCCCGCACGATACGGACACCACGCGCACCCAGCGTGGTGACCCGGGTGCCGACCCTGTCCAGGACCTCGTCGGCGGACCATCCGGTCTTGGTCTCGATGAGGGCCGTCTCGTACTCATTGGCGAAGAGGTAGGCCGCACCATCGGTCAGCGCCCGGATCTCCTCGCCGCCCATGCGCGCGAGCTGCTGCGAGTAGTCGGCGGCGAAGGGAATGCCCCGGGTGCGGCACTCCTCCGTGTGGCGCATCATCGCCTCGGGGTCGTCGGCGCCGATGTGGATCAGGTCCAGCACGCCGACGCGGTCGGCGACCGACTGCAGTTCGATCTGCCGGGCCTCACTCATCGCTCCGGTGTAGAAGGAGCCGATCTGGTTGTGGTCGGTGTCGGTCGTGCAGACGAAGCGCGCGGTGTGCAGTACCTCGGAGATACGGACCGAGGCCGTGTCGACCCCGTGCCGTTCCAGCCAGGCACGGTATTCCGCGAAGTCGGCACCGGCGGCACCGACCAGGACGGGCTGGGCGCCGAGCTGGCCCATGCCGAAACAGATATTGGCCCCCACTCCGCCACGGCGGATGTCGAGGGTGTCGACCAGGAAGGACAGCGAAACGGTGTGCAGCTGATCGGCGACGAGCTGGTCCGCGAAGCGGCCAGGGAACGTCATCAGATGGTCAGTGGCGATGGAGCCGGAGACGGCGATACGCACGACGGGCTGCTCCTGTTGAGGCGACGAAAGGGACACTCAACGCTATCGGTTCAGCGCAAGATTCCCGACCGCGAAATACTACCCAAAAGTAGGGGATACCTGGCGGCAGGTGTTGTGCGTAGCGTCTGCCGTATGACGAAGCGCACTCCCTCCCCCTCCCCTCCCGCTCCGGAACCCGAGTCGCTCGCTCAACTGCGCGGTGACTGCGCACGGATGGCTCCGCACTGGACGGCTGATCATCCCGGCGGCGGCGAGACCGCCAACCCCGTATCGCCGTCGCTGCTGCACGGCGTGACCGTGCCGCCGCGGTCCGCGCAGCTGCTGGACGGTATGTCCGACTACGGCGACTGACGGAACCGCGCGCTCCTCCGTCCCGTCCCATCGGCACCATGGACTGGCGGAGTCATAAGGAGCGATGCGGTGAGCACCGACCCCCACATCCACGACGAACCGGTGGAGCCGCGTCGGCGCCGGTTCGCAGCCGTAGCCGTCGCGGCCGCGGTGCTGCTGGCCGGTGGCGGTGGCGCGTACTGGGCTTCGACCGCCATGAGCGGCGGAGAACCGGGCGACGCCGCCGCCCCGGTCGGCCCCGGAGGCAGCGGAGAGGCCACACCGCCGAAGATCGCGCTGGACGGCTATGGCGGGGAGCGCGCCGCCCACTCCGGCCAGGCGTACCGCGCCCAGGGCCCGCTTCCGGACGGCCCGGACCGGGCTCCGGTCTACCGGGGCACGGGATCCCCCGACAAGAAGGCGGTCGCCGAACTCGCCACCGCGCTCGGAGTCAAGAGCGCACCGGAGCTGAAACAGAGCTCCTGGATGGTCAGTGATGGCAAGGACGGGATGGGTCCCGCGCTGCGGGTCACCGCCGAAGAGCCGGGAGACTGGTCGTACAGCCGCTACGCACAGGACGGTGACACCCCGGCGTCCAGCGGTGAGCCCCAGCAGAAGCCGGTGTCCGAGCAGCGGGCCAGGCGGGCGGCCGCGCCGGTGCTGAAGGCCCTGGGCCTGGGCGATGCCACGGTGGATACGGGCTCGACGGTCGGCGCGCTGCGCATGGTGCAGGCGGAGCCGCGGGTGGGCGAGCTGCCCACGCACGGCTGGCAGACCGGGATCACGGTCGGCTCGGATGGCCAGCTGGTGCGCGCCAACGGGAAGCTGGGCCGGCTCACCAGGGGCGCGGACTATCCGGTGCTGAGCGCCGGGGAGGCGCTGAAGGCACTGAACAAGAGCTCCAGCGGCGCCAGCGGGATCCAGTGTGTACGGGCACCCTGTGAGCCCGGACCGGCCGACCAGCAGGGCCCGCTGAAGGTGACCGCCGCGGAGTTCGGTCTTGCGGCGCACTCCTCGAAGGGGCGGCAGCTGCTGCTGCCCTCATGGCTGTTCCAGGTCGAACAGGGACAGAGTGAGCATACGGTGGCGTATCCCGCGGTGGAACCGCGCTATCTGGCTCCGCGGCCCGTACCCGGCAGTGAGCCGGGCAAGCCCCCGGCCGCTCCCGCTGAACCTGGTGAGCCCGGCCGGCCCGGCGGTGCGGGGCAGTCGGTGGAGTCGTACAGCAGCAAGGACCGCGAGCTGACCCTGCACTTCTGGGGCGGGG
This window harbors:
- a CDS encoding cysteine desulfurase/sulfurtransferase TusA family protein, whose translation is MPYFDAASAVPLHPVARQALLAALDEGWADPARLHREGRRARMLLDAARETAAEGVGCRPDELVFAPSGTQALHSGIAGALAGRRRAGRRLIVSAVEHSAVLHSAAAHEADGGTVTEVGVDRGGRVTADAFAQALRDGREGRDAAALACLQSANHEVGTVQPVADVSGVCQEAGVPLLVDAAQSLGWGSVGGDWSLLTASAHKWGGPSGVGLLVVRKGVRFAARPPTDERESGRMPGFENLPAIISAAASLRAVQAEAGAEAERLRPLVDRIRNRVPELVPDVQVAGDPVRRLPHVVTFSCLYADGESLLHALDRAGFSVSSGSSCTSSTLTPSHVLRAMGVLSGGNIRVSLPPGTTAEEVDEFLAALPEAVASVRSQLGAPATESGGSSVTVDSLGKRCPIPVIELAKVIGDVPVGGVVTVLADDEAARLDIPAWCEMRGHEYLGAKGTTHQVRRTK
- a CDS encoding carbohydrate kinase family protein — its product is MRIAVSGSIATDHLMTFPGRFADQLVADQLHTVSLSFLVDTLDIRRGGVGANICFGMGQLGAQPVLVGAAGADFAEYRAWLERHGVDTASVRISEVLHTARFVCTTDTDHNQIGSFYTGAMSEARQIELQSVADRVGVLDLIHIGADDPEAMMRHTEECRTRGIPFAADYSQQLARMGGEEIRALTDGAAYLFANEYETALIETKTGWSADEVLDRVGTRVTTLGARGVRIVRAGEPVIEVGCPEEETKADPTGVGDAFRAGFLSGLAWGVSLERAAQVGCMLATLVIETVGTQEYELHRVHFMERFTKAYGADAATEVQAHLA